In Fibrobacter sp. UWR2, a single window of DNA contains:
- a CDS encoding glycoside hydrolase family 5 protein, whose translation MSKNKLWTAAVAASFSVASLAVLANAETLPTAGEMFNKMGFGINIGNTMEVPGNPTGWGNKFPTEAYIDSVKAAGFSTIRIPCAWDSHASNGVINESWMDSVQTVVDMCMRAGLVTVLNIHWDGGWLEENLKDEKKDEVNAKQKAYWTQIATRFKDYNENLLFASANEPATTDDNYKHETEILMVYHQTFVDAVRATGGNNASRTLVIQGPSTSIDRTTEVMPVSKLPKDVIENRLMVEVHFYDPYTYTLLNDIVDWGAQVYPQYYWGDDLATGADIVHNCGYNAWAGAMGDKCTSAQIQDQFGKMKTNFVDKGVPVIIGEFGANDRVGVLTGDNYAKHRKGRLAYYDAVMKLAKQNKVVPIAWDTGHEGENNMTIIRRQSAPDGSVFDMDVLKIMRSAYGLGDYVNNGITHVEGFDGGTTKIATGAQLGERLGKRVGSLANLGIVRMGNRLESAGEIRLFNVNGTLVRKAVNSMSLENLPLGIYIAKGVDASVKVNIQ comes from the coding sequence ATGTCTAAAAATAAACTCTGGACTGCGGCGGTGGCCGCTTCCTTCTCCGTGGCGTCGCTTGCTGTGCTCGCGAATGCCGAAACGCTCCCGACTGCGGGCGAAATGTTCAACAAGATGGGCTTCGGCATCAACATCGGCAACACGATGGAAGTTCCGGGTAACCCGACGGGTTGGGGAAACAAGTTCCCGACAGAGGCCTACATCGATTCGGTGAAGGCGGCGGGGTTCAGCACCATACGCATTCCCTGCGCCTGGGACAGCCACGCGAGTAACGGCGTCATCAACGAAAGCTGGATGGACTCGGTGCAGACGGTGGTGGACATGTGCATGCGCGCAGGCCTCGTGACGGTCCTGAACATCCACTGGGATGGCGGCTGGCTCGAAGAGAACCTGAAGGACGAAAAGAAGGACGAGGTGAACGCGAAGCAGAAGGCCTACTGGACGCAGATTGCGACGCGGTTCAAGGACTATAACGAGAACCTGCTCTTTGCGAGCGCGAACGAGCCTGCGACAACCGATGATAACTACAAGCATGAGACGGAAATCCTGATGGTATACCACCAGACATTCGTGGATGCAGTGCGCGCTACGGGCGGGAACAACGCGAGCCGTACGCTCGTAATTCAGGGGCCTTCCACGAGTATCGACCGCACGACCGAGGTGATGCCGGTTTCTAAACTCCCGAAGGACGTGATTGAAAACCGCCTGATGGTCGAGGTGCATTTTTATGACCCGTACACCTACACACTCTTGAACGATATTGTTGACTGGGGCGCGCAAGTTTATCCGCAATACTACTGGGGCGACGACCTCGCGACTGGTGCAGACATCGTGCACAACTGCGGTTACAACGCCTGGGCGGGCGCCATGGGCGACAAGTGCACCAGCGCACAGATTCAGGACCAGTTCGGCAAGATGAAGACGAACTTTGTGGACAAGGGCGTGCCTGTGATTATCGGCGAGTTCGGCGCGAACGACCGCGTGGGCGTGCTGACGGGCGACAACTACGCGAAGCACCGCAAGGGTCGCCTTGCCTATTACGATGCCGTGATGAAACTCGCGAAACAGAACAAGGTGGTGCCTATCGCCTGGGATACCGGTCACGAGGGCGAAAACAACATGACCATTATCCGCAGGCAGTCCGCGCCGGACGGCTCCGTGTTCGACATGGACGTGCTGAAGATTATGCGTAGCGCCTACGGGCTCGGCGACTACGTGAATAACGGCATCACGCATGTGGAAGGGTTTGACGGCGGCACGACGAAGATTGCAACCGGCGCACAGCTGGGCGAGCGTCTTGGAAAGCGGGTGGGCAGTCTTGCGAACCTGGGGATTGTCCGCATGGGCAACCGCCTTGAATCTGCGGGTGAAATTAGGCTGTTCAACGTGAACGGCACGCTTGTCCGCAAGGCGGTAAACAGCATGTCTCTCGAAAATCTCCCGCTTGGCATCTACATAGCCAAGGGCGTTGACGCCTCGGTGAAGGTCAATATCCAGTAG
- a CDS encoding FKBP-type peptidyl-prolyl cis-trans isomerase: MKFTYIALAAVSCTALVACGGNKNATPATDPTPAPAPAAVSDSGKVSLDSAVDRYSYALGMDLGKAIANISVPLKLDVIISAIRDEVDSGRTVLMTDSASEVALQDLLLKMQQKKEADEKAAAKKALDEQAAFLAKNITDSTVKVTTKGVQYKVIKDGAGAMPKVGDKVQVHYIGSLLDGTEFDNSVKRGEPLEFPVSAVIEGWQDLLQVMKEGMKVKAWIPSALAYGEAGVPPMIPANALLVFEVELLKVYTETPAVDTTAVAPAAPADAAKTGEVTSVEPAAPETAKPAEPAKPAKEEKKPAKGKKK, translated from the coding sequence ATGAAGTTTACTTATATTGCGCTCGCCGCTGTCTCTTGCACTGCCTTGGTTGCCTGTGGCGGGAACAAGAACGCCACTCCTGCGACCGACCCGACCCCAGCCCCGGCGCCCGCCGCGGTGTCTGATTCCGGGAAGGTTTCCCTGGACAGTGCGGTCGACCGTTACAGCTATGCGCTCGGCATGGACCTGGGCAAGGCAATCGCGAACATCAGCGTGCCGCTCAAGCTTGACGTCATCATCTCGGCCATCAGGGACGAGGTGGATTCGGGCCGCACCGTGCTTATGACGGATTCCGCTTCCGAGGTTGCCCTGCAGGACTTGCTCCTGAAGATGCAGCAGAAGAAGGAAGCCGACGAGAAGGCCGCCGCGAAGAAGGCGCTTGACGAACAGGCTGCGTTCCTCGCCAAGAACATCACGGATTCTACCGTGAAGGTCACGACGAAGGGCGTGCAGTACAAGGTTATCAAGGACGGTGCGGGTGCTATGCCCAAGGTGGGCGACAAGGTGCAGGTGCACTACATCGGTTCCCTCCTCGACGGTACCGAGTTCGACAACAGCGTGAAGCGCGGCGAACCGCTGGAATTCCCGGTGAGTGCCGTCATCGAAGGCTGGCAGGACCTGCTCCAGGTGATGAAGGAAGGCATGAAGGTCAAGGCCTGGATCCCGAGTGCCCTTGCCTACGGCGAGGCCGGCGTGCCGCCGATGATTCCGGCGAATGCGCTCCTCGTGTTCGAAGTCGAACTCCTGAAGGTCTATACCGAGACTCCGGCAGTGGATACCACCGCCGTGGCGCCTGCCGCCCCGGCAGATGCAGCCAAGACGGGCGAGGTCACTTCTGTTGAACCTGCTGCTCCGGAAACCGCGAAGCCTGCCGAACCTGCCAAGCCCGCAAAGGAAGAAAAGAAGCCTGCGAAGGGCAAGAAGAAGTAA
- a CDS encoding exodeoxyribonuclease V subunit gamma, producing the protein MLHLNFALNLTNLVDQMIDEISWCWENPFEAPMVIFPDPKLEQWFRLRWVQKKGVIANLEVTTIDKFLFRVLSHGDSSKQKISTDILRNVLLAYLKGNALKQNTPILRELHSYLDGETGEIDDAKLFDFANTLAGLFLEYETSRPGNFISPLQSDHHEGLLAYWKQGDLRDFFSTKDRPVPKEKWQRHIYAKLFHNDGGESLLTKTFKATVKRTNQETEFLTLPYLFSQCNNNFDCDRPIFIFGLSGMGQFYRVILQEIANQKEVYAYIQNPCMEFWEDIDVKHVKHWNKSNAPAGIALPKTADDDAEQNLDENENLLLKNWGRTGRENIRLWCLSSDYTFDFVDADFCPDTLLHQVQYLVAHRKNVFDADLLQDNAGKAADHTLSLTAAPSALREIEALHTEVCQLLQSGTRLDEMVVVSPNLDQYRTPIEQVFNAAKKDSPFYIPFTITDYPEKDSLIENAINNLFEIHQQGYISRPAFFSLVKNPVVQSSLSINPDYISAWEQWIVNMNVFRHGGKIREDDWEHCVNQLLLSQVSASPFRSESDGYVPYSDIESGNSDSVQKFIDCIDGLRKWIAFAREGLDVSDKNGIQQFEKMLSHWVSIPANEDEFINEKSIWHKVQNAIDLLNIQFDAGAEYISWKIVQQTIQCACKNSRGGNNRLFSGGLTFMKFSVNRTIPAKHIFFIGANASVFPGRKRQNTIDLRSQAARWPGDDSVIDRNCYTFLCQLMSATEGFHISYINRNLQKDEELFPASVVRDLQFFIASSGVPGAKEFDEKKIPLDETRPADELFTQRSLRNRKSLHIDGNVNNPPKIEIEGKPIILPDKVTVRELKLFFDDPFRFQLAKSVRLPSIEENPEKELFEPIDLKAYDKSKLLKEFVHSILSEDFSGYTKTEQEWILKRKFPNGIFGEMVQQKYNDLAMDVSQKIQSGDFLIPATYQEKREAILNNGAHLWTLTTTLDWYSQLDEHKHILFTVKKNGGSTADFVKMYLDALLMAASSSTKDTAETFILRIYLCSSDSPQEISFAILPTDASQLLEEMFDRAFIQKYGKCAPLQLFDEPQILSFADYRNKLTSQNGPWEYFDGKNLFAPEKFSGFSIDNFKEEWITAIKEQTQLLAPIWSGENG; encoded by the coding sequence ATGCTGCACCTGAATTTTGCACTGAACCTGACAAACCTCGTCGACCAAATGATTGACGAGATTTCGTGGTGCTGGGAAAACCCGTTTGAGGCGCCCATGGTGATTTTCCCGGACCCGAAACTGGAACAGTGGTTCCGCCTGCGCTGGGTGCAAAAGAAAGGTGTCATTGCGAATCTTGAAGTCACGACGATTGACAAGTTCCTGTTCCGCGTCCTTTCGCATGGGGATTCTTCGAAACAGAAAATTTCGACCGATATCCTCCGGAACGTGCTACTCGCATACCTCAAGGGCAACGCCCTAAAGCAGAACACACCCATCCTTCGGGAACTCCATTCTTACCTGGATGGCGAAACCGGCGAGATTGACGACGCCAAACTTTTTGATTTTGCCAACACGCTCGCGGGACTCTTCCTGGAATACGAAACGAGCCGCCCGGGCAACTTCATTTCGCCACTGCAAAGTGACCATCACGAAGGCCTGCTCGCCTACTGGAAACAGGGCGACCTGCGAGACTTCTTCTCGACCAAGGACAGGCCCGTCCCCAAGGAAAAATGGCAGCGCCATATCTACGCCAAGCTTTTCCACAACGATGGCGGCGAATCCCTGTTGACCAAGACTTTCAAGGCAACGGTAAAGCGCACCAACCAAGAAACAGAATTCCTGACACTGCCTTACCTGTTTTCGCAATGCAACAACAATTTTGACTGCGACAGGCCCATCTTTATTTTCGGGCTCTCCGGAATGGGCCAATTCTACCGGGTCATCCTGCAAGAAATCGCAAACCAGAAAGAGGTTTACGCCTATATCCAGAACCCGTGCATGGAATTCTGGGAAGATATCGACGTAAAGCATGTAAAGCACTGGAATAAGTCCAATGCGCCTGCGGGAATCGCCCTGCCCAAAACGGCAGATGACGATGCCGAGCAGAACCTGGACGAAAACGAAAACCTGCTGCTGAAAAACTGGGGCCGCACCGGCCGTGAAAACATAAGGCTCTGGTGCCTCTCCAGCGACTACACGTTCGATTTTGTCGATGCAGATTTCTGCCCCGACACGCTGCTGCACCAGGTGCAATACCTGGTAGCGCACCGCAAGAATGTTTTCGACGCAGATCTCCTGCAAGACAATGCCGGCAAGGCGGCAGACCATACGCTTTCCCTGACAGCGGCGCCATCGGCATTGCGCGAGATAGAAGCCCTCCATACGGAAGTCTGCCAGCTTCTGCAAAGCGGAACACGCCTCGACGAAATGGTTGTAGTGTCCCCGAATCTCGACCAGTACAGGACCCCCATCGAACAGGTCTTCAATGCGGCGAAAAAGGATTCCCCGTTCTACATTCCGTTCACCATTACAGATTATCCCGAAAAGGATTCCCTGATTGAAAACGCCATAAACAACCTGTTCGAAATTCACCAGCAGGGTTACATTTCCAGGCCGGCATTTTTCAGTCTTGTAAAGAATCCGGTAGTCCAGTCCTCGCTTTCCATAAATCCCGACTACATCTCCGCATGGGAACAATGGATTGTGAACATGAACGTGTTCCGTCACGGGGGCAAAATCCGTGAAGACGACTGGGAGCATTGCGTCAACCAGCTCCTACTCTCGCAGGTGAGCGCAAGCCCGTTCCGTTCCGAAAGCGACGGGTACGTGCCCTATTCAGATATTGAATCCGGTAATTCAGATTCCGTACAGAAATTCATCGATTGTATCGACGGACTCCGCAAATGGATTGCATTTGCGCGGGAAGGCCTCGACGTTAGCGACAAAAACGGCATCCAGCAATTCGAAAAGATGCTTTCGCACTGGGTCTCCATCCCGGCAAACGAAGATGAATTCATTAACGAGAAAAGCATCTGGCACAAAGTCCAGAACGCCATCGACTTACTGAACATCCAGTTTGATGCCGGAGCCGAATACATCTCCTGGAAAATTGTCCAACAGACCATCCAATGCGCATGCAAGAATTCCCGCGGGGGCAACAACCGGCTGTTCAGCGGCGGACTCACATTCATGAAGTTCTCCGTCAACCGCACCATCCCTGCAAAGCACATCTTCTTCATCGGGGCAAACGCGAGCGTATTCCCTGGCCGCAAGAGGCAGAACACGATAGATTTGCGCTCGCAGGCGGCGCGCTGGCCCGGCGACGATTCCGTCATTGACCGCAACTGCTATACGTTCCTTTGCCAGCTGATGAGCGCCACGGAAGGTTTCCACATCAGTTACATCAACAGGAACCTGCAGAAAGACGAAGAGCTTTTCCCCGCATCGGTGGTACGCGACCTGCAATTCTTCATCGCCTCTTCGGGCGTGCCGGGCGCGAAGGAATTTGACGAAAAGAAAATCCCGCTCGACGAGACGCGACCGGCCGACGAACTATTTACGCAGCGCTCCCTGCGGAACAGGAAGAGCCTGCATATTGACGGCAACGTGAACAACCCGCCGAAAATTGAAATCGAAGGCAAGCCCATAATACTCCCGGACAAGGTTACCGTACGGGAACTCAAGCTGTTCTTTGACGACCCCTTCCGTTTCCAGCTGGCGAAATCCGTACGCCTGCCCTCTATCGAAGAAAACCCGGAAAAGGAACTCTTTGAACCCATAGACCTGAAGGCCTACGACAAGTCAAAACTGCTCAAGGAATTTGTCCATTCCATTTTGAGCGAAGACTTTAGCGGGTACACGAAGACAGAACAGGAATGGATTCTAAAGAGGAAGTTCCCGAACGGAATCTTCGGGGAAATGGTCCAGCAAAAGTACAACGACCTCGCAATGGATGTTTCGCAAAAAATCCAGAGCGGAGACTTCTTGATTCCCGCAACATACCAGGAAAAGCGCGAAGCCATCTTGAATAACGGAGCCCACCTCTGGACGCTTACGACCACGCTGGATTGGTATTCGCAGCTAGACGAACACAAGCATATCCTTTTCACGGTAAAGAAGAACGGCGGTTCCACCGCAGATTTCGTCAAGATGTATCTCGATGCGCTCCTTATGGCAGCATCGAGTTCCACAAAAGACACTGCAGAAACATTCATCCTCCGTATTTACCTGTGCTCCAGCGATTCCCCGCAAGAGATTTCATTTGCGATACTGCCCACAGACGCTTCGCAGTTACTGGAAGAAATGTTCGACCGCGCCTTCATCCAGAAATACGGGAAATGCGCTCCGCTACAACTTTTCGATGAACCCCAAATCCTGTCTTTTGCAGACTACCGCAACAAACTGACATCGCAAAATGGCCCATGGGAATACTTTGACGGGAAAAACCTGTTTGCCCCGGAAAAATTCTCGGGATTCTCGATAGACAATTTCAAGGAAGAATGGATTACCGCCATCAAGGAACAGACTCAACTTCTTGCGCCCATCTGGAGTGGTGAAAATGGATAA
- the folD gene encoding bifunctional methylenetetrahydrofolate dehydrogenase/methenyltetrahydrofolate cyclohydrolase FolD, producing MSALILDGKALAKTTEEELSARVANLKEKTGKTPILATILVGDDPASATYVKMKGNACARVGMESIRVVLPKNTTTEELLNKIQELNDNNDVHGILLQHPVPRHINERAAFEAIDARKDVDGVTCLGFGRMAMGEPAYGCATPAGIMRLLKAYNIPLAGKHAVVVGRSAILGKPMALMLLNADCTVTICHSKTQNLPEFVKQADILVGAVGKPEFIKKEWIKQGAVVVDAGYHPGGVGDIEKGLDDVASAYTPVPGGVGPMTINTLIYQSVESGEKYLG from the coding sequence ATGTCAGCACTCATCCTCGACGGCAAGGCACTCGCCAAGACCACTGAAGAAGAACTCAGCGCCCGCGTGGCGAATCTCAAGGAAAAGACGGGCAAGACCCCCATCCTCGCGACCATCCTGGTGGGCGACGATCCGGCCAGCGCCACGTACGTGAAGATGAAGGGCAACGCCTGCGCACGCGTGGGCATGGAAAGCATCCGCGTGGTGCTCCCCAAGAACACCACCACCGAGGAACTCCTCAACAAAATCCAGGAACTCAATGACAACAACGATGTGCACGGAATTTTGCTGCAGCACCCGGTACCGCGCCACATCAACGAACGCGCCGCCTTCGAGGCCATCGACGCCCGCAAGGACGTGGACGGCGTGACCTGTCTCGGCTTTGGCCGCATGGCGATGGGCGAACCCGCCTACGGATGCGCGACTCCCGCCGGCATCATGCGCCTGCTGAAGGCCTACAATATCCCGCTCGCAGGCAAGCACGCCGTAGTCGTGGGTCGTAGCGCCATCCTCGGCAAGCCCATGGCACTCATGCTCCTGAACGCCGACTGCACCGTGACTATCTGCCACAGCAAAACGCAGAACCTCCCCGAATTCGTAAAGCAGGCGGACATCCTCGTGGGTGCCGTCGGCAAGCCCGAGTTCATCAAGAAGGAATGGATCAAGCAGGGCGCCGTCGTCGTGGACGCCGGCTACCATCCGGGTGGCGTCGGTGATATCGAGAAGGGTCTCGACGACGTAGCCAGCGCCTACACACCGGTTCCGGGTGGCGTGGGCCCCATGACCATCAACACGCTCATCTACCAGAGCGTGGAAAGCGGCGAAAAATACCTCGGATAA
- a CDS encoding CatB-related O-acetyltransferase produces MTTPQNIPDPTAVHPIAGYDKEIYVKPTLKNPNIVVGDFTYIADSEFESHVTHLYPWNNDKLVIGKFCQIAAGVEFVMNGANHQMNAASTFPFYTLTGWDMKAPAKSDLPFKGDTVIGNDVWIGQNVTILPGVHIGDGAIIGANSVVGSDVEPYTIVAGNPAQFIRKRFDEELTNLMLEWRWWDKPIEEINSLIPVLTSSDLTEVKKKVKEMLGK; encoded by the coding sequence ATGACAACGCCGCAAAACATTCCCGACCCGACGGCAGTACACCCGATTGCGGGCTACGACAAGGAAATCTACGTGAAGCCGACGCTCAAGAACCCGAATATAGTCGTGGGCGACTTCACCTACATTGCCGACAGCGAATTCGAGAGCCACGTGACTCACCTATATCCGTGGAACAACGACAAGCTGGTTATCGGCAAATTCTGCCAGATTGCGGCGGGAGTGGAGTTCGTGATGAACGGGGCAAACCACCAGATGAATGCGGCATCAACATTCCCGTTCTACACGCTCACAGGCTGGGACATGAAGGCGCCTGCAAAAAGCGATTTACCGTTCAAGGGCGATACCGTTATCGGGAACGACGTGTGGATTGGCCAGAACGTAACGATACTCCCCGGAGTGCATATCGGCGACGGTGCAATCATCGGCGCAAACAGCGTCGTCGGTAGCGACGTGGAGCCCTACACGATTGTCGCGGGCAACCCGGCGCAGTTTATACGCAAGCGCTTCGACGAAGAACTCACGAACCTGATGCTCGAATGGCGCTGGTGGGACAAGCCCATCGAAGAAATAAACTCGCTTATCCCGGTACTCACGAGCAGCGACTTGACAGAAGTCAAGAAGAAAGTGAAAGAAATGCTCGGGAAATAG
- the folE gene encoding GTP cyclohydrolase I FolE, translating into MMDMQKMAAGFRMILEGMGENPDREGLVDTPKRVAKMYAELMTGLSGETRAEDILKTRFHEKYDEMIVVPNIEFASMCEHHFLPFTGKAHVAYIPGDCVVGLSKIPRVVEYYARFPQIQERMTRQIAELIQKELNPRGVAVVLEASHMCMTMRGVKKPGATMVTTQLLGRFKTDEKTRAEFMATINSSKK; encoded by the coding sequence ATGATGGATATGCAAAAGATGGCTGCCGGCTTTCGGATGATTCTGGAAGGCATGGGCGAAAATCCGGACCGCGAAGGTCTTGTCGATACGCCGAAGCGCGTCGCGAAAATGTATGCTGAACTCATGACGGGCCTTTCGGGCGAAACCCGCGCCGAAGATATCTTGAAGACGCGTTTCCATGAAAAATATGACGAGATGATTGTCGTCCCGAACATTGAGTTTGCGAGCATGTGCGAACATCATTTTCTGCCGTTTACGGGCAAGGCGCACGTGGCCTACATTCCGGGCGACTGCGTCGTGGGGCTTTCCAAGATTCCGCGTGTTGTGGAATACTATGCGCGCTTCCCGCAAATCCAGGAACGCATGACCCGCCAGATTGCGGAACTCATCCAGAAGGAATTGAACCCGAGGGGTGTCGCCGTGGTGCTCGAGGCGTCGCACATGTGCATGACGATGCGCGGCGTGAAAAAACCGGGCGCTACGATGGTCACGACCCAGCTTCTGGGCCGATTCAAGACCGACGAGAAGACCCGCGCGGAATTCATGGCGACCATCAATTCCTCGAAAAAGTAA
- a CDS encoding lysoplasmalogenase family protein, whose protein sequence is MNKKKLITLLLVVVGILMVTFFVRDWLVFYRCGAVEQCLIESSNYQNIAKFAVTAIMTVVVFFIGGNCLCRRDRNFLQAGFAMALCADFCLKIMHNYTRCSSFRNDYTLLGICFFMVVQALFIYRHTRTSDTDKSFPWILCIPFTVMFIANALHLFRIFDGPTVPIVATYGAFLICSLIVACKVPKMGYFPEKNARNIKRGMILFFCCDACVGISLATGDNHTVREIVATVANNFVWYFYTPALILLGLSGYKGKESA, encoded by the coding sequence ATGAACAAGAAAAAACTTATTACTCTTCTTTTAGTTGTCGTCGGTATCCTCATGGTGACGTTCTTCGTGAGGGACTGGCTCGTGTTCTACCGCTGTGGTGCTGTCGAACAGTGCCTTATTGAAAGCAGTAACTACCAGAATATCGCCAAGTTCGCGGTTACCGCCATCATGACGGTCGTCGTGTTCTTCATCGGTGGTAATTGCCTTTGTCGGAGGGATCGCAATTTCTTGCAGGCCGGCTTTGCGATGGCCCTGTGTGCAGATTTCTGCCTCAAGATTATGCACAACTATACCCGTTGCTCGAGTTTCCGCAACGACTACACGTTGCTTGGCATCTGCTTCTTCATGGTGGTGCAGGCCCTGTTCATCTACCGCCATACGCGCACGAGCGACACGGACAAGAGTTTCCCGTGGATTCTATGTATCCCGTTCACGGTGATGTTCATTGCGAACGCGCTGCACCTGTTCCGCATTTTCGATGGCCCGACGGTCCCGATTGTCGCTACCTACGGCGCATTCCTCATCTGCTCGCTAATTGTCGCCTGCAAGGTGCCCAAGATGGGGTATTTCCCCGAAAAGAATGCCCGGAACATCAAGCGCGGCATGATCCTGTTCTTCTGCTGCGATGCCTGTGTCGGGATTTCCCTGGCTACGGGCGACAACCATACCGTCCGCGAAATCGTCGCTACGGTCGCAAATAACTTTGTGTGGTACTTCTACACGCCGGCGCTGATCCTGCTCGGCCTCAGCGGCTACAAGGGAAAAGAGTCGGCGTGA
- a CDS encoding nitroreductase, with product MNTLEAIRTRRSTRKFKAQPVELEKLKQIVEAGQFGPTGGNAQSNHFFVISDASVIAKLKELVQSAFAAMELREDLYKSLKNSITLARKGSYSFCYTAPVLIVVANRKEYGNNMADVACAVENMMLAANELDLGSCYINQLKWLNEDPTLLEYLRGFGLREDERVYASVAIGYADTESGLPNRAESPRVGNEVVFV from the coding sequence ATGAACACACTCGAAGCAATACGCACACGTCGCAGTACCCGTAAGTTCAAGGCACAGCCTGTTGAACTCGAGAAGTTGAAGCAGATTGTCGAGGCGGGCCAGTTCGGGCCTACCGGCGGCAACGCGCAGAGCAACCACTTCTTCGTGATTTCGGATGCTTCGGTGATTGCGAAGCTCAAGGAACTCGTGCAGTCCGCCTTTGCCGCGATGGAACTCCGCGAAGACCTGTACAAGAGCCTCAAGAATTCCATCACGCTCGCCCGCAAGGGCAGCTACTCGTTCTGCTATACGGCTCCCGTGCTGATCGTGGTCGCGAACAGGAAGGAATACGGCAACAACATGGCCGATGTCGCCTGCGCTGTGGAGAACATGATGCTTGCGGCGAACGAACTCGACCTGGGCAGTTGCTACATCAACCAGCTCAAGTGGCTGAACGAAGACCCGACGCTCCTCGAATACCTGCGCGGTTTTGGCTTGCGTGAGGACGAGCGCGTGTACGCCTCCGTTGCCATCGGCTACGCCGACACCGAGAGTGGCCTCCCGAACCGCGCGGAATCCCCGCGCGTCGGCAACGAAGTCGTGTTCGTGTAA
- the argA gene encoding amino-acid N-acetyltransferase, whose product MNKSASDFYSQHFEVAGFIREVFGYMDRFKGQLFILKIDDSLMDHPLFPVLMRDIALLHKAGIRIIIVPGTRKSIDAQLKAWEIESKFHDGVRLTSEEALPLIEQASLGVAQRIMSHLTASGLSGIQGNWVLARSLGVIDGVDYMRTGRIERIQRDILDQLLNEKFVPIIPPIGWNKLGHAYNISSTELATEICKYMKVGKLFFIGNENGIKLKGLVTGKNTKYLEPTESGVISALDVDQAKELLELNSDVLNFAQMDYLMNAIHACEAGANRVHLLSGEFQGSVLQEVFSARGDGTMVYANQYSSIRPANIEDIPDILRIMQDYIAKGYLVPRTQESISEKLKDYVVYSIDNSIHGCGALHAFEDGMAEIAGIAVGANYRKSGIGDAIVRHLISIGQMKGYKKLFLLTTQALDWFYPFGFEDGTVEDLPKSKRDNYNQKRNSRILVLPLEK is encoded by the coding sequence ATGAACAAGTCTGCGTCTGATTTTTACTCTCAGCACTTCGAAGTCGCCGGGTTCATCCGGGAAGTCTTCGGTTACATGGACCGGTTCAAGGGCCAGCTCTTCATTTTGAAGATTGACGACAGCCTTATGGACCACCCCCTGTTCCCGGTGCTCATGCGAGATATCGCCCTGTTGCACAAGGCGGGTATCCGCATTATTATCGTGCCCGGGACGCGTAAGAGTATCGACGCACAGCTCAAGGCTTGGGAAATCGAGTCCAAGTTCCACGATGGCGTGCGGCTTACGAGCGAAGAGGCCCTGCCCCTCATAGAGCAGGCGTCTCTGGGCGTTGCCCAGCGCATCATGAGCCACCTCACGGCGAGCGGCCTGAGCGGTATCCAGGGCAACTGGGTGCTGGCGCGGAGCCTCGGCGTCATCGACGGCGTGGACTACATGAGGACGGGCCGGATCGAAAGGATCCAGCGTGATATCCTCGACCAGCTTTTGAACGAAAAGTTTGTGCCTATCATTCCGCCGATTGGCTGGAACAAGCTCGGGCATGCCTACAACATCAGCTCCACCGAACTTGCGACCGAAATCTGCAAGTACATGAAGGTGGGCAAGCTGTTCTTCATTGGTAACGAGAACGGTATCAAGCTCAAGGGGCTTGTGACCGGCAAGAACACCAAGTACCTGGAACCCACCGAGTCGGGCGTGATTTCGGCTTTGGACGTGGACCAGGCAAAGGAACTGTTGGAACTCAATTCCGACGTGTTGAACTTTGCGCAGATGGACTACCTGATGAACGCCATCCATGCTTGCGAGGCGGGCGCGAACCGTGTCCACTTGCTGAGCGGTGAATTCCAGGGTAGCGTGCTGCAGGAAGTCTTCAGTGCACGCGGTGACGGTACCATGGTGTACGCGAACCAGTACTCGAGTATCAGGCCCGCGAACATCGAAGATATTCCGGATATCCTCCGGATTATGCAGGACTACATCGCGAAGGGCTACCTGGTGCCGCGTACGCAGGAAAGCATTTCCGAAAAGCTCAAGGACTACGTGGTGTACAGCATCGACAACAGCATTCACGGTTGCGGTGCGTTGCACGCCTTCGAAGACGGCATGGCCGAAATTGCGGGCATTGCCGTGGGTGCGAACTACCGCAAGTCGGGAATTGGCGACGCCATCGTGCGGCACCTGATTTCGATTGGCCAGATGAAGGGCTACAAGAAATTGTTCCTGCTCACGACGCAGGCACTCGACTGGTTCTACCCGTTCGGATTCGAAGACGGGACGGTCGAGGACTTGCCCAAGAGCAAGCGGGACAACTACAACCAGAAGCGCAACTCGCGTATCCTGGTGTTGCCGCTGGAAAAGTAG